In the genome of Planifilum fimeticola, one region contains:
- a CDS encoding M23 family metallopeptidase, protein MREWGRGIRKRRQRRVRAIREGSPYFSGGNRWKEWEKDDLSGWDVKPWNRPGPWNERTKKRNENRFLIQLFCSFLLLTVTYLIFQSNTTAGRQAQDFVAQVMERDFNFAGVAEWYERQFAGSPSILPVFKPKSEKDSRGSASWSAPVQGDVIRPFSRDGRGIVIAASGPGPVTASAEGLVVFAGDREGLGKTVIVRHPGGKETWYGWLDKIQVRTDDWVKKGQPIATIGERSGQSLLYFALRINDRFADPGDVIPLE, encoded by the coding sequence ATGCGAGAATGGGGCCGGGGAATCCGCAAGCGTCGTCAGAGACGGGTTCGGGCGATTCGTGAAGGAAGTCCTTACTTCAGTGGCGGCAACAGATGGAAAGAATGGGAAAAAGACGATCTGTCAGGGTGGGATGTCAAACCGTGGAATCGCCCCGGACCCTGGAACGAGAGGACGAAGAAACGAAATGAAAACCGTTTTTTGATTCAATTGTTTTGTTCCTTTCTCCTTCTGACTGTCACCTATTTGATTTTCCAGTCGAACACGACGGCGGGGCGCCAGGCGCAAGATTTTGTCGCCCAGGTGATGGAACGGGATTTTAATTTTGCCGGAGTCGCAGAGTGGTATGAGCGACAGTTCGCAGGCAGTCCGTCGATCCTTCCCGTTTTCAAGCCAAAATCGGAGAAGGACTCCCGCGGTTCTGCCTCCTGGTCCGCTCCCGTACAAGGGGATGTGATCCGGCCCTTCAGCCGTGACGGCCGGGGAATTGTGATCGCCGCGAGCGGTCCGGGTCCCGTCACTGCTTCCGCCGAGGGGCTGGTCGTGTTCGCGGGTGACCGGGAGGGTTTGGGGAAGACGGTGATTGTTCGCCATCCCGGAGGGAAGGAGACCTGGTACGGATGGTTGGACAAGATTCAGGTGCGGACCGATGATTGGGTGAAGAAGGGACAACCCATCGCAACGATCGGCGAACGGTCGGGACAGTCTTTGTTGTATTTTGCCCTGAGAATAAACGATCGGTTCGCCGATCCGGGGGACGTGATTCCGCTTGAGTAG